The following is a genomic window from Salvelinus fontinalis isolate EN_2023a chromosome 11, ASM2944872v1, whole genome shotgun sequence.
TGGGAACATGCATGCAATGACACTGTCATCCACTAGGGCTTCTATCACCACACAGTCACTTCACCTCACACAAAAAAAATCTATTGAAAAACAATCTAAGATTCAGCACTTATGTAGAATCCCTTCCTATGATTTTGTTATTGAGGAGGCAGATTCCTCTAGGCCTATAGGTGATGATAATACTTCACAGTTAAAACTGTGTTGTGTTTGACTAAGAAATACAGCTCCAGGTGAAATTACATAATAAATAGCTCATTGTGTTTTTTCACAGATTTCAGTCGACTATGTATAGATAAGATGCCTCATCAAAAGAGTTGGTTTAATATTGTTACAATGGTCAACTTGAAGAGCAAGTAGTAGAGCCTAGAGTATGAGATAGCTAAGAGTTCTGAGACATCCGGCTgaaaaccacagagagagagaaacagagagagagagagagagagaagagggtccTGTGTACAAAGCCAGCAGTCTCTAACAAAGTGTAGGTACATCCTCATCTTGTGTTCATTCAAGACCGCAGAGTAACTGTAAATATGTTGCTGTTTGTTTGAGGGCTTGTTAGTGGCATAAGACGGTTTAGCACTGCAAAATAAAGCTGTAATACGTAACTTTTTAGCgaactgaccaaattcacatagaaatgtgagttatatatctgtcattctcattgacagcAAAATTAAGAAGCGATAGATCTGTTATAAGTGCGCTATATCTATGCTTCCTGCTCTTAAAGCAACAATGTGTAACTTTTTGTGTaaaccgaccaaattcacatagaaatgtgagttatagatgtttaattctcattgaaagcaagtctaggaggtggtagatctgttctatggtcTCTATTTCTaagcttcccattcttaagtttaggttttgcgtcttttactttggttttgtacaccagctttaaacatctcaaaatacaatattttgggttattgaaaatatatttcacaggggTACAATGATGGTAcaagatggtacaatgattctctacactatgcattgcttgttttgtcacataaactgaaattaggtgaactattagaattttagcaaccaggaaatggcgtagctgtaacggctgtcatattcgttctcctcctcagatgaggaggagcatggatcggaccaacacgcagcgaggtatgtagacataatgatttatcaaatgaagacgaaacacgatgaacacttggataactacaaaacaacaaacgacgtagaccgacctgaacataagaacttacataatcacgaagaacgcacgaaacaggtacagactagcacaaacgatacagtcccgtgtggtagcatacacaaacacggaagataatcacccacaaacaaacagtgagaacagcctaccttaatatggttctcaatcagaggaaacgtcaaacacctgcccctaattgagaaccatatcaggcaacacatttaacccaacatagaaacacataacatagactacccatccagctcacgtcctgaccaactaaacaaagttaaacaaaggaaaataaggtcaggaccGTGACAgtagcgatttctgcatattgcactttTAAAGATGCCTGAGTTTGGCCTAAATACATACATTCAACTTCCTTTGTCTTGACTGTTTTAAATGCTTTATTCATCTTATCACAAGCAAGTCCATTTAAAATGAGTTTGGCAGATAAGCAATGCACTTAATTCAAGTAAATTAAAATTTCTTAGTTACAGTAATACAGATAATAATGTTAATAAAGTGGGAGTAGATAAAAAGAGAATTCATTGGACTGTTTCATTCAtccagttctactgtctgatccCAGCGTACACCACTGTCTCCATGTGACCTCTGTCTTCTAGACCTGTTCTTCTTGTTGCTCAGATTCAGAGCTACGTAATGGAGATGGTTTGCATCTTGGTCCTGTGAGAAACAATTATAATTAGGGGAGGGGGAAACAATACCATATGTTATTATTTAACATAAACATTTTCATACATATTTTTATGGTAATACAAAATAAGGAATTCTACTTACCCCTGCATCCGTAGAAGAGACTGCTGGACATGCTGTCATAGAGACGGATCCTGAAACGAAACACACCAAAGATAAAGATGCAACTCCTTCTTCCACTGCAGAAACATCTGTAGATGGTGATATTAAAGAAGAGCAGCTTCTAAAAGGGTGTCACATACCTCTGCACTGCAGACACTTTCTCTGGTTCATCTTGTACATGATGCACGCAAGGACAATGATCAGGATAAACGAGAAAGCCAATCCTACATCCAGGCAGTACACCAAGAGAAGAAGGTCTGCCCTATGGCCTGTGGACATTCAAACATTGATAGAGGACGCACAGAATAGCAAGTAAACGTAAATTCTACACAGTAGATTTGTAAAATGTATACAAAGAAGCAAGCCACATCACCTATCTTGAATGTCCAGCTTGGTCCCATTCCCAAACAGTATCTCCCCATGAGGTCACAGCACAGTAGCAAATCCCGGCATCAGAGAGGCAAAGGTTCCTAGTGGGGATATTCTGTAAATGTTTCCTGGATGGGATTCTCCTGAGCCATGTCTGAACCAATAGACACTGTGTTCTCCTGCACAGGTCTCAGTGTGTATTGTACAGTTCAAAGTCACAGAGTTTCCTGGCTGGACGGATTCAGACACAGGCTGCTGGAGCACAGACATGCTGTTGGACTCTAAATCTGAAAAGAGTGaaaattaatattatggtgtgtaAATGTTTTTGTCCTGCTAGATGTATCTATTGACCATTTCTAATGTATATTTGGAATTTCATGGTTACAAAATGAAAATCGAAAATAAAGAACTAAGTTAGTTTACCTTTGACAATCAAATCTGCTCCTCCAAATGTGACTTTGCCCACTTCAATAGCAACACAGTAGTATGTAGCTGAGTCCCCTAACTGTGTCTTGGATATGGTCAGGTTAAAGCTGTCAACTCCTCTCTTCACACTCAGACATTTAGTCCCAGTGAAGTCCTTGGTAAAGTTATATAACTTACCCATTTGTTTGAGAATTAGAAATATTGTAAACAGTGACACCATCTTTGAATATAACATATTGAGTGGACAAAGTCTACCCAAGTGTACAACACTTCAACAAAGGGCTAATGGGTGATTGGTTGAACTGGACCCAATCTTCTTTCTTGACGCCTCATTCAGACGACCATGGTCTTGTGGTCTATTGCACCCTACAGAGTCACACAGTCTACTGGCTGGACTCAGACACAAGATGCTGTAGAATGCAAGTAACTGTCTTAAAGGTTTTACTTGTTTGGTGGTTTGTGGTTTTCTCACCTCTTTGGAGAACCCTGGTTCAAAATATTAGACTGTTTGTTTTCTCACCTCTCTGGAGAACCCTGGGTCAACATAGTAGTCAATTTGTTTTCTCACCTCTCTGGACATCCCTGGGTCAAAATAGTAGTCAATTTGTTTTTTCACCTCTCTGGACATCCCTGGGTCAAAATAGTAGCCTTTGCTTTCTCACCTGCGTCAAAATAGTAGGCTATTTGTTTTCTCACCTCTCTGGAGATCCCTGGGTCAAAATAGTAGGCTGTTTGTTCCCTCACACTTTTCTGGACAGCTCTGGGTCAAAATAGTAGGCTATTTGTTTTCTCAAACTTATTTGAGTTACACTTGATTTATCTTGCCTCCATTGCAGAAGACAAGCAAAACCAAGTGTttctaaagtatttgaaagaaaattattattattatcaacaGTTACAGTACTCCAGATGACCCATAGGAGGGCTGTAATACGTTGAACATGTCTTGTCTAGTGGTTaaaagcattgggccagtaaccaaaaggtcgcagGTTCAAATCTCCGAGCCgactaagtgaaaaatctgtGGATGTTTCCTAGAACAAGGCGCTTAACCCTACTTGCTCCGGTAAGTTGCTCTGCATAAGAGTGTCTTCTAAATTACTAACATGTAAATGTATAAGAGTGAACAGGGGTAGAGCAGTGAGAGTGTATATGtgattatttatttcacctttatttaatcaggtaggctagttgagaacaagttctcatttacaactgcgacctggccaagaaaatgCAAAGcactgcgacacaaacaacaacatagagttacacatggaataaacaaacatacagtcaataatacaatagaaaaagtatatatacagtgagtgcaaatgaggtaggataagggaggtaaggcaataaataggccatagtggcgaagtaattagaATATAGCAGGTGATAAACAcctacagaataaaacaattcaaTTGTATGTCAGTCTCATTTCCTATCATTCACAGAAACATGCATTAACTGAATTGTAATGCCTGAGAGTGCATCACTGATTGGACTGTTATACATTGAACATGCATTGTAATATAACCAATACACATGACACACTTTATCCACTCTGTATCCCTGTCTGGTTAGTGTGGTTCTCATAGGAGGCAATCTATCAGAAGGAGTATCCTCCTCTATTGGTCTCCTTACAGAAAACACTGCAGTAGTCCTAGAACACTTGTCTGATTGTGAATGCACTAGTTCTCCCATGACGTCATCTTAAAATGGCCCCTCATCCTGAGCAGATAGATATAGAATAGATGGTTCCGTATTATGACATGAGATGCTTCACTTGGAGAGTTCAATAAAGTTCATTACCAGTTCATTGTGGTTTGAAACTGATTTCAGATAACTATATGTATCCAAGTAAGTTTATAAAGAACTGGTTTGCTGTGACTGCAAGCTGTCAGTAGAAACATGAACAACAGTAACAAATGCGAAAACAACAGACTGACACCAGATAGACATCCTGCTGAAaaccacagagacacagagagcaggTAGGAGGGTCCTGTGTGTACAAGGCCAACAGGCCTGACCAAAGAATAGATATAGCCACGTACTTAGAGTAGACCTCAAGTATCTGTGAAATTGTtagctgtgtgtggggggatgtgaGTGTCATGCGATCGACACGTCTAAAACTAGTTCAAGACATTCCTGACTTATTCAAAAATTGGTTAAAAAACGACACACTCTAGCACATGAGTCATTGTCTTCATCATACAGTTCACTCTACTATCGGTTTCATTTTGAGTGATTGTTGCTCCTTGTTACTAAGCTACACTTTATTATAACTATGTTGAGGTTAGTAGTAATGATCCAGGGATGATGACTGTCTGGCCTGTTTGGTGGTTGCTATTTAAATACGCTGGAAATGATTTCTAACATGTTATAGATGTGTAATAAGCATGTAATAACTATATTACCTTGTTATAGATTCTTCATAGATACACATTGTCTTTTTTGGCATTTGTTTGACTGCTATTTCGGCTAGACATGAACTGTCACAGAAAGTGAAGTTGTAAATGATACTTCATCCAATTAGGAGACATTTTGAACATTTTGACAACTACAAGTTCCTGCCAACTCTACTGTTGAGGCAGTTATGGGGACTTCCATGTACATTGCTGCTCCCTGTTGAAAGACAAATGGATTGCAGTTCTGCAAAGTGCACTAATACATATTCACATGTTGTCAATAGTTTGTGAAAACTGCTCAGTTACAATGTGAACATTGTCAAATTGGAAATCAGTCTCTCAACCATATCAATTCGGTTCAAAGTATATTTAGCTAAGAAGTACATTTTTAGTTCAGTCTTTtcttatggagagagagagagttgggctCTTAGTAACATGAATGTTGGTGGTTTTGATGGTGTGTGAAAAGAGAGTGTGGTGAGGACTGACGGTCATTGCTGGGGGTTAGAGTTGAGTTTACGTGAGTGGAAAATCTATTCAGGGCAGTCAGAACACCACAGAGACCTGTGATACAGGATACAGCTAAAAGAAGACAGTTTGAGAGGCTAAAACACCAGCAATAGATACATATTTACAGTTATTATGCAACCAACCATCTTTTTTACATTGAGCATGGGCTTGATATGGTTGTTGCATGCTGAATCTGTGGGTGAAAGTGTTGTACAAATTTAAGGAAAGAGAAAAATATTAATGAAAATCAAACAATAGCTTTATATGAAAGCAGTTGAATGTTTTATTTGATCAAAATTGAACATCAGTATCAATGTAAAATTGATCTGTAAGTAATTGAAACTTAACAATTAAAAATccacagtcaaacatacagtgtaGAAAACACAGAATCAATGCAAATTAATAAAGAGTAAAAGTTGACATTTCAGTCCATGTTTTGGCGTCTCACACCAGAGTACACAGTGTCTGTCTCCATGGCGCTCCTCTGTCTACCGGCCTTTGGTTTCTTGTGGACAACGTTCAGAGCGGCGTAATGGAGAGTAACAGGCTCTTGATCCTAAAAggaataacaaaaataaaaatccaaATATTTGGTATTATACTAAATATAGTGAAACAATCCTCTAATAAAATGCATATTTTCATATTTTGATTGAAGGAAAAATACATTGATTCAGCAACAGCTAAACAAGTGTGAGGTCAGATTACCTGGTTATAATGACTGGGGACTGCAGGAGCACTTGGCTGAAGTTGGGTTCCTTTTAATCAAATACAAATAATCAATATAATCATTATCATAATACAATGAAGAGCGTTTATGACCAATTCTGACCAAAACATGTCAACTAATGTAACTGTACAAACAATTGATAAGCATACTGTATCTTGCACAATAATATTGCTTACCTATGCACTTGATCATCTTGTACAAAACACAAGTAAGGACAATGATGAGGATGACACACAGACCCAATGCTACGCCAAGGCAGTACATGAACAGAAGATGGTCCTCCTTACAACCATCTGTGAAACATCAAATAGGGAtagagacactgagacactgaggGATAAAGCTATGACAATGTTAGAGACACCAACAAGACTCGGCCTGATCTGAGAGTCATACTTTCTTCTCTCATATACAAAGATATCTGAAGATATAGAAAAACAAAGATATCTGAATGATATAGAAAAACATCGATATCTGAACGATATAGAAAAACAAAGATATCTGAACGATGTAGAAATACAAAGATATCTGAATAATATAGAAATACAAAGATATCTGAATGATATAGAAATACAAAGAAATCTGAATGATATAGAAAAACAAAGATATCTGAATGATGTAGAAATACAAAGATATCTGACTGATATAGAAATACAAAGATATCTGAATGATATATAAATACAAAGATATCTGAATGATATAGAATACCTTGCCTGCAATCTAAAGAAATTTGATTACATAGATTATTATAAAACAGAATGTCAGAAGTATCACATACGGTCAATGTCCAGCTTGGTCCCGTTCCCGAACAAAATCTCCCCACATGAGGCCAGAGCACAGTAGTAAGTCCCATCATCAGAGAGGCTGAGGTTCCTCTTAGGGAGGTTGTAGACACAGCTCTGTGgagaagactcagcctcagaGATCTTCTCACACTGATCACTCCTGTCTCCATGGGTGTAAATGATTCCTGGACGAGATTCTCCTGAGCCATGTCTGAACCAATAGACACTGTGTCCTCCTGCAcatgtctcagtgtgtattgTACAGTTCAGAGTCACAGAGTCTCCTGGATGGACTGACTCAGACACAGGCTGCTGGAGCACAGACATGTTGTTGGACTCTGAGTCTGAAGAGAGTGAGTAACTAAAGTAAGACTAAGTGGGTGAAAATCATGAAAAGCCATGTATTCATTACTAGCATTTGATGAAGCAGTTGTACTAACATACCAACATACAAGGCCACACATTTTGAAATTGAAGAAGCAAATGTTTAGTTACCTTTGACAATTAAAACAGTTCCCTCTCCAAATGTGAGCTCATAGATGGCTGAAGTAAAACAATAGTATGTAGCTGAGTCCCCTGGCTCTGTCTTGGATATGGTCAAGTTATAGCtggagtctcctctcatcacacccAAACGTTTGGTCTCAGTAAAGTCCTTGATAAAAATGTTGGAATAATAACTAACTTGGCCAACATAAAGAGATGATGCCATGTGAAGGGGTTTCTGTCCAAAACTCTGCTTGAACCAATCAAACCTGGTCACCGACACATTAAAACAATAGCAAGTGAGAGTCACAGTGCCTCCCAGCTCAGTAACCATCACAGGGGTTGGTTGGATTACGTTTGGTTTGGTAAAAGCACAAACTGtcaaagcaaacaaacaaaatgtatcAAAGACAAAAACATGGATAAACCATTTCTACCCATTACAGAGAGAACATCCACTTCACTTATCATATTCAAACTACATACTACAAGTGATTAAATAAGGAACTAAATTAAAATGTCTTACACTTACCCAAGTTGATGTAAAATATAAATACTTCTCTATTCATCTTTGTAACATTAGTCCCTTCTGCACTGTATAGTCTGTGGGTCTGACAGTGGGACACTTTATATGCACCTTATATATGATGGCACTTTACGTGTACTTTTCATGCAATAGGAGGGAACACTGAAATGAGAGATATTATTGGCTGACTGCAATCTTAGAAGTGTGTCCTCTGGCTTACCATAGTCTGAGCTTCTCAGGAATTACATTTTCAAGAAGACAACATAAAGATGTTCAGTTACTCGATCAAGCCAATCAAATATATGCTTGATACAGCTGCTTCTTTTTTGAGAGAAATTAAACATATACTGAAATTATTTCTCTTTTGATGTTTGGAAAGGAAACAGTGAATGATCTTTAGTGCTGCTAATACTACCAACCCCATCCCAGCGCAGCCTAAGGGTTAAAGTAATCCATAATGTAAATATACCCACCACTCCATAAAAGATGCATTTCTAGATCTTGACTTTCATCATAAGCCTCCGCAAATAAATACTCATATTAGTTGTAACCGCAATAGCATtgaataatatataatataataataataaatatatattatatatttgttggtgtcacaccctgattagtttcacctgtctttgtgcttgttcCCACCCCCCTCctggtgtcgcccatcttccccattatcccctgtgcatttatacctgtgttctctgtttgtctgttgccagtttgtctagTCAGGTCTTACCAGTGTTCTTTCCCCTCTTCCTGTTTTCTCAAGTttctgtttcctagtttccctggttctgaccattctgcctacccTGTCCccaagcctgcctgccgttctgtacctgcccGACTCTGACCCGATTACAAACCTCTG
Proteins encoded in this region:
- the LOC129865676 gene encoding uncharacterized protein LOC129865676, with amino-acid sequence MNREVFIFYINLVCAFTKPNVIQPTPVMVTELGGTVTLTCYCFNVSVTRFDWFKQSFGQKPLHMASSLYVGQVSYYSNIFIKDFTETKRLGVMRGDSSYNLTISKTEPGDSATYYCFTSAIYELTFGEGTVLIVKDSESNNMSVLQQPVSESVHPGDSVTLNCTIHTETCAGGHSVYWFRHGSGESRPGIIYTHGDRSDQCEKISEAESSPQSCVYNLPKRNLSLSDDGTYYCALASCGEILFGNGTKLDIDHGCKEDHLLFMYCLGVALGLCVILIIVLTCVLYKMIKCIGTQLQPSAPAVPSHYNQDQEPVTLHYAALNVVHKKPKAGRQRSAMETDTVYSGVRRQNMD